The genomic DNA GATCGCTCCTCCGCTGTTGATGGCCGAGCAGTTGGCGAACACGGATGATGTGACCGTGACCGTGCTGTCGGTGTCCGAAAAGATCGCGCCGCCGTAGTCCGCAGAGCAGCCGGTGAATACGGATGACGTGACGTTGAGGTTACCTGAATCCAGTGATATCGCACCGCCGTGATCTGCCTTTGCGTTCCGGAAGGTCAGGTTGTCGATAGAGAGCGAATAACCGGCGGCGTCGAAGATCCTGCCCGAGTTCTGCGCATCGATGATCGTGTCCTCCGCACTGTAGCCGGCGGACGTGTCGGCAGTTATCGTCGCACTGTTCTCCAGGACAATCGAGTTCTCAAAATATATTCCCGGTCTTAGGACGACAGTCCCGTTGTCGCCGGCATAAAGAAGTGCCTTTGCAATGGTAGGTGTACCGGATGTATTGTCGATCGTTATTGTCTCGCCTGATACGGGCAGTGCCATCGCTAAAACCAGAAAAGAGATGAATAATCCGGCCGGGAAGATTCTGACCTTCTTCATACGCCGTCTCTCTGTTTCAGGTAAGGGGCCGGAACCCGGGGATATGATTCTCCGGTTAACCCTCCGTTCGGTCGCGTCGCGAACCCTGGTGGATATTGACATTCTCAATTGCCATTCCCGGAAAAAAGGGGCAGGCCGGCGGCAAAAATGGTCATGAGGCCGGCCTGCATACATTTTCCAGTCTGTAATTTATTCTTTTTGAAAAAGCGCTATTTGCTGTTTGCGATTTTGATCTTTTTAGATGTGTGGCTTTTTCAACTGTAAAAAATAAACTTTGAGTATTTGCTCTGCCCGGAGATCTTTAGGAAGTACGAACGGTATAACAGGATAGAACTAAGAATACCTGACGACGTGGACGAACTGATGTCATGTCCATATGTCTCTGAAAAAGTTCCTTCAGGAGACCGAGGCGTGGAGCAATTTGTAAAAGGGGATATAGACCTTATTTGTTCAGACCTTTCTCCGACGACCCCGGGCACCGGCGGCCAGGCCGCCGGACGGCCCCTGCCCAGGGGCCTTGTCTTAAGATAGCCATCTCACGGCACGCTCAGGAGACCGGCAAGGGTCCCCTGAGCTGTTGAATTTAGTTTTTTTACATGAAACAGTGCATGAAACCTTTGCTTCATGAGCTTTTTTGGTATATTCCGTTCTGTACATGCCATGAATTTACCGCGTCTCGCCGCTCAGGGGATACTCTTCTATCCCCTGAGTGGCCTTTCACAATGGAGAGGCCCCGGGGTCGGGGCCGATCCGCGAGTCTGCTTTGCGACTCGCGGCGAGGGGTTGCCAAAAGTAGTGAAACTTTTTTTATACCCTCGCAGTTTAGCGAAGAGCCTTGTTTCGGGATACCGCATCTGTCATCTGTAGAAAATTTTATTCTCCGGTCCTGTACCGGTTCCGGATTTCGATCGGCAGGATAACAAACCGGCTTATAATACTACCGGCAGGAGTTTCATCTTTTTTATACCCCCAAGATAACCTTTTTTGAGTATCTCTGCTTATAATTAACAACAAAAGGTATTCGAGTACGGCAGGTGCTGTACACGGGGATACTTTGGGAAATGATTGCAATAAAATGAAAGAGTTAAAAGCTGTTTTGGGTTTTGAAAACGGGGATTTCGTTACGGGCAGGGGTTTTGGTGCCGAGGGCTCCTGCGGCGGCGAACTCGTCTTTACCACGCAAATGAGCGGGTATATGGAAGCGCTGACCGATCCGAGCTATGCAGGCCAGATCCTGATGTTCACCTATCCCCTTATCGGAAATTACGGTGTCGATTTCCACAACTTCCAGAGTCCGAAGGTCAACGCGATGGGATGCGTCGTCCACGAACTCTGCAAAAGGCCGACTGCGAATACGTCTCTCGGCCAGTTCTTCGAGGAGAACGGTCTTCTCGGGATAGAGGGGATCGACACGAGGCAGCTCACGATAAAAACCCGTGTGGACGGCACATTACGCTCGGCCCTTGTCGTTGGCGACGACAACGGGGAGTACGCCGTCGATCTCGCGAAAAAACTGAAACCTATATCGGAGATCGATCTTCTAAGTTCGGTCTCCTGCAAAGAGCCCTATCACATTCCCGGCAAAGGGAAGAAGATAGCGGTAATCGATCTCGGAATAAAGAAAAACATTGCAATCTCTCTTTTGCGCCGCGGCGCCGACCTCTATATCTTTCCTTACAATTCAAAACCCTCTGATATCGAAGCATGCGATCCCGATGCGATATTCATCACCAACGGTCCGGGCGACCCCGAACTCGCGACAGACGCAATCGAATGCGCCAAATACTTCATCGGGAAGAAACCCGTCTTCGGGATCTGCATGGGCAACCAGGTTCTCGGGCTCGCGTTCGGGGGGAAGACCTACAAGATGAAGTTCGGGCACAGGGGTTCCAACCAGCCGGTCAGGAGATCGGACGGCAAGATATTCATAACGACCCAGAACCACGGGTTCGCCGTCGACCAGGACAGTCTCCCCGATGAGTGCGAACTCTACTTCGAGAACGTAAACGACGGAACCCTCGAAGGATTCTGTGTGCCGGACCTTGACGTCTACTGCGTCCAGTTCCACCCCGAAGCGTTCGGAGGGCCGAGGGACACCGA from Methanolacinia paynteri includes the following:
- the carA gene encoding glutamine-hydrolyzing carbamoyl-phosphate synthase small subunit, with amino-acid sequence MKELKAVLGFENGDFVTGRGFGAEGSCGGELVFTTQMSGYMEALTDPSYAGQILMFTYPLIGNYGVDFHNFQSPKVNAMGCVVHELCKRPTANTSLGQFFEENGLLGIEGIDTRQLTIKTRVDGTLRSALVVGDDNGEYAVDLAKKLKPISEIDLLSSVSCKEPYHIPGKGKKIAVIDLGIKKNIAISLLRRGADLYIFPYNSKPSDIEACDPDAIFITNGPGDPELATDAIECAKYFIGKKPVFGICMGNQVLGLAFGGKTYKMKFGHRGSNQPVRRSDGKIFITTQNHGFAVDQDSLPDECELYFENVNDGTLEGFCVPDLDVYCVQFHPEAFGGPRDT